A single genomic interval of Pyruvatibacter sp. HU-CL02332 harbors:
- a CDS encoding PaaI family thioesterase: MTDPWEPLYSRVDDGAVVIGVTAGDAHCNSRGLVHGGLISALADNAMGLSCVQAHRDAGNEVAGAVTVTLHVDFLRPAKQGQWLEFTTTAIKTGRSMDMAQGKVTADGRDCAFVSATFSVVST, from the coding sequence ATGACCGACCCGTGGGAGCCGCTCTACTCGCGTGTTGATGACGGCGCTGTGGTGATTGGCGTCACGGCAGGCGACGCCCACTGCAATTCCCGGGGGCTTGTGCATGGCGGGTTGATTTCAGCACTGGCCGACAACGCCATGGGGCTGAGCTGCGTGCAGGCTCACCGCGACGCTGGCAATGAGGTGGCCGGTGCCGTCACTGTGACGCTGCATGTCGATTTTCTGCGCCCTGCCAAACAGGGGCAGTGGCTTGAATTTACAACCACCGCCATCAAAACCGGCCGAAGCATGGATATGGCGCAGGGCAAGGTGACGGCAGATGGCCGCGACTGCGCCTTTGTCAGCGCGACGTTCAGTGTCGTGTCTACCTAA
- a CDS encoding complex I NDUFA9 subunit family protein, with product MSAKIVTVFGGSGFVGRHVVRELAKRGYRVRAAVRHPSLAGFVRTMGLPGQVEAVYADIKDDESVARALSGADMAVNLVGILYESGKQKFEALQAEAAGRIAWSAKAKGVERLVHVSAIGADPESPAKYASSKAEGEAAVLDAFPEAVIMRPSIIFGNGDGFFNRFAAMAKFSPALPLLGGGHTKMQPVYVDDVADAVCTSLEDTSTQGKTYELGGPTVYSFKELMQIVLEETQRKRILAPIPWGIARLQGRILGLLPAPLLTLDQVRMLETDNVVSEEATSQNRTIEDLGITPKSVEAIVPGYLWMYRRQGQYAEDIKRETA from the coding sequence GTGAGCGCGAAAATCGTAACAGTCTTTGGTGGGTCCGGTTTTGTGGGCCGCCACGTGGTCCGGGAACTGGCCAAGCGCGGATACCGGGTGCGGGCAGCCGTGCGGCATCCCTCGCTCGCGGGCTTTGTGCGCACCATGGGCCTGCCAGGTCAGGTGGAAGCGGTTTATGCGGACATCAAAGATGATGAGTCCGTTGCCCGCGCGCTTTCCGGCGCTGACATGGCGGTCAATCTGGTCGGCATTCTGTATGAAAGCGGCAAGCAAAAATTTGAGGCCCTTCAGGCGGAAGCAGCTGGGCGCATCGCATGGTCCGCCAAGGCCAAGGGCGTTGAACGTCTCGTGCATGTATCAGCCATCGGTGCTGATCCAGAAAGCCCGGCCAAGTATGCGTCCTCCAAAGCTGAGGGCGAAGCCGCTGTGCTGGACGCCTTTCCGGAAGCCGTCATCATGCGTCCGTCCATCATTTTCGGGAATGGAGACGGCTTCTTCAATCGCTTCGCCGCCATGGCCAAGTTTTCACCGGCCCTGCCGTTGCTTGGCGGCGGTCACACGAAAATGCAGCCCGTCTATGTAGATGATGTGGCGGATGCGGTGTGCACTTCCCTTGAAGACACCTCTACACAGGGCAAGACCTACGAGCTTGGTGGACCAACGGTCTACAGCTTCAAGGAACTGATGCAGATCGTTCTTGAAGAGACGCAGCGCAAACGCATCCTTGCACCAATCCCCTGGGGGATTGCCCGTCTTCAGGGGCGCATTCTGGGACTGCTCCCCGCCCCGCTGCTCACCCTGGATCAGGTGCGCATGCTGGAAACAGACAATGTGGTCAGCGAGGAAGCAACGTCACAGAACCGCACAATCGAAGATCTGGGCATCACGCCCAAATCCGTCGAAGCCATCGTGCCGGGCTATTTGTGGATGTATCGCCGACAGGGTCAGTACGCGGAAGATATCAAGCGCGAAACCGCATAA
- a CDS encoding SDR family oxidoreductase: protein MPRLFCFGLGFSALTFARHMQQQGWQVAGTCRSEEKAEVLRAEGFDVHLFGDAPLADPAQALAGTTHLLASVPPGDDGDPVVGTHGKDIQTISGLEWIGYLSTTGVYGDRKGGYVNEDSMLLPSTERGKKRVTAELVWQDLAAAMNVPLHMFRLAGIYGPGRNQLVSLRKGKARRVEKPGQVFSRIHVDDIAQILEAAATSGLPTQPFNVCDNEASAPQDVVAYAADLLGMDPPPLVPFDEVEMSPMGRSFYAESKRVKNDRIKDDLGVVLKYPTYREGLQALADAWDGKA from the coding sequence ATGCCTCGTCTGTTCTGTTTTGGCCTTGGATTCTCTGCGCTCACATTTGCCCGGCATATGCAGCAGCAAGGCTGGCAGGTTGCAGGTACCTGCCGCAGCGAAGAAAAGGCGGAAGTTTTACGTGCTGAGGGTTTTGACGTTCATCTGTTCGGCGATGCACCGCTTGCTGATCCAGCCCAAGCACTCGCAGGCACGACCCATCTGCTTGCGTCGGTGCCTCCCGGTGACGATGGTGATCCGGTCGTAGGTACCCATGGCAAAGACATCCAGACCATCAGCGGTCTTGAATGGATCGGATATCTTTCAACCACCGGTGTTTATGGCGACCGCAAGGGTGGCTACGTAAACGAAGACAGCATGTTGCTGCCCTCAACAGAGCGCGGCAAAAAACGCGTCACTGCGGAGCTTGTCTGGCAGGACCTTGCCGCTGCCATGAACGTGCCCCTTCACATGTTCCGGCTGGCGGGGATTTATGGACCCGGGCGCAATCAACTGGTCAGCCTGCGCAAGGGCAAGGCACGCCGGGTTGAGAAACCCGGGCAGGTGTTCTCGCGCATTCATGTGGATGACATTGCCCAGATACTTGAGGCGGCTGCCACAAGCGGCCTGCCGACGCAGCCTTTCAACGTGTGCGACAACGAAGCCAGCGCTCCGCAGGACGTTGTGGCCTATGCGGCAGACCTCCTGGGCATGGACCCACCGCCGCTGGTGCCGTTTGACGAGGTGGAGATGTCGCCCATGGGCCGCAGCTTCTACGCAGAATCAAAACGGGTGAAAAACGACCGCATCAAGGATGATCTGGGCGTGGTTCTGAAGTACCCGACCTACCGCGAAGGTCTGCAGGCGCTTGCCGATGCCTGGGACGGAAAAGCCTAG
- a CDS encoding undecaprenyl-diphosphate phosphatase — protein MPISQLIVLAIIQGLTEFLPISSSGHLALVDELTGWADQGVLIDVAIHVGSLFAVLIYFRKDVGALIGGSMALLRGQMTDAGRLALYLIAASVPIFIVGFVVVSTGMVDGLRGVATIAWANMIFAVLLYWSDRAGATTKTLAEMSWGQAVIVGISQAAAVIPGASRSGVTMMAARFLGFDRREGARFSMLLAIPTILGAGAAATLELAETGNVTLQSDAVIAALLSFLVAWAAIAVFMRLLESMSLTPFVIYRVVLGAALLLWVYL, from the coding sequence ATGCCCATTAGCCAACTGATCGTCCTGGCCATTATTCAGGGCCTGACCGAGTTCCTGCCGATCTCTTCGTCTGGCCATCTGGCTTTGGTGGATGAGCTGACCGGCTGGGCTGATCAGGGGGTGCTGATCGATGTGGCGATCCATGTGGGGTCGCTCTTCGCGGTGCTCATCTACTTTCGCAAGGACGTTGGCGCGTTGATTGGCGGCAGCATGGCCCTGCTGCGCGGCCAGATGACCGATGCGGGACGCTTGGCGCTCTACCTCATCGCGGCCAGCGTGCCGATCTTCATCGTCGGGTTTGTCGTTGTGAGCACCGGGATGGTGGATGGTCTACGTGGTGTCGCAACCATCGCCTGGGCCAACATGATTTTCGCCGTGTTGCTCTATTGGAGCGACCGGGCGGGGGCCACCACCAAGACACTGGCTGAGATGAGCTGGGGGCAGGCCGTTATTGTGGGCATATCTCAGGCGGCAGCCGTCATTCCTGGTGCCAGCCGATCAGGCGTCACCATGATGGCGGCGCGGTTCCTGGGATTTGACCGACGCGAGGGTGCCAGGTTCTCCATGCTGCTCGCCATCCCAACCATTCTGGGGGCAGGCGCTGCTGCTACCCTTGAACTTGCGGAAACGGGCAATGTCACCTTGCAGAGTGACGCTGTTATTGCCGCCCTCTTATCGTTTCTGGTGGCGTGGGCTGCCATAGCCGTCTTCATGCGACTGCTGGAAAGCATGTCGCTCACACCATTTGTGATCTATCGCGTGGTGCTGGGCGCAGCCCTGCTGCTGTGGGTCTATCTCTAG
- a CDS encoding AAA family ATPase, translating into MTQLLILSGLPGTGKTTLARPLARALGAVYVRVDTIEQAIRSSPIAPVEVVDHGYRVAMGVAADNLALGRDVVAESVNPWALTREAWRTTAQDAGALAHEIELVCSDATDHRNRVETRTTDIADFKLPSWDDVTGRDYAPWPEPHLIVDTSVHTPEDAVAFILEQIGTAQTNTP; encoded by the coding sequence ATGACGCAGCTTCTTATTCTCTCAGGCCTGCCTGGCACCGGCAAAACCACCCTCGCCCGGCCCCTGGCCCGTGCCCTTGGCGCTGTCTATGTGCGGGTAGATACCATTGAACAGGCCATTCGTTCGTCACCCATCGCACCGGTGGAAGTTGTGGACCATGGCTATCGCGTGGCCATGGGGGTTGCGGCGGATAATCTGGCACTGGGGCGTGATGTGGTGGCGGAGAGCGTCAATCCGTGGGCGCTCACCCGGGAGGCATGGCGCACAACGGCACAGGACGCAGGCGCTTTGGCCCATGAGATTGAGCTTGTGTGCAGTGATGCCACCGACCATCGCAACCGGGTTGAGACACGAACCACAGACATCGCCGACTTCAAATTGCCAAGCTGGGACGATGTAACGGGCCGCGACTACGCGCCCTGGCCGGAGCCGCATCTGATTGTGGATACATCCGTCCACACCCCGGAGGATGCTGTTGCCTTCATTCTTGAGCAGATCGGCACCGCGCAAACCAACACGCCATAA
- a CDS encoding ribonuclease H-like domain-containing protein: protein MTTTLHKGDLPDGLDLGAVVAVDTETMGLNPHRDELCVVQLSSGDGTAHVVQMDRATYDCPNLKKMFADPASVKLFHFARFDVGMVRKYLGVECAPVYCTKIASKLVRTYTDRHGLKDLSRELLGIDMSKQQQSSDWGADTLSEAQLAYAASDVLHLHKLKERLDMMLAREGRTELAQACFDFLPTRASLDLAGWPEVDIFSH, encoded by the coding sequence ATGACAACAACACTCCACAAGGGCGATCTGCCTGACGGTCTGGACCTCGGCGCGGTCGTCGCGGTTGATACCGAAACCATGGGTCTCAATCCGCATCGAGATGAGCTGTGCGTGGTGCAGCTCTCCTCAGGCGACGGCACCGCCCATGTGGTGCAGATGGACCGGGCAACCTATGACTGCCCCAACCTCAAAAAGATGTTTGCTGACCCAGCAAGCGTGAAGCTCTTTCACTTTGCGCGCTTTGACGTCGGCATGGTGCGCAAATATCTGGGCGTTGAGTGTGCGCCGGTCTATTGCACCAAAATCGCGTCCAAGCTCGTGCGCACCTACACGGACCGCCACGGGCTCAAGGATCTGAGCCGCGAACTGCTGGGCATTGATATGTCGAAGCAGCAGCAAAGCTCCGATTGGGGTGCTGATACGCTCAGCGAGGCCCAGCTGGCCTATGCGGCGTCAGACGTGCTGCATCTTCATAAGCTCAAGGAGAGGCTGGACATGATGCTGGCGCGCGAAGGGCGCACCGAGTTGGCTCAGGCCTGTTTCGACTTCCTGCCCACCCGCGCCAGTCTTGATCTGGCCGGCTGGCCGGAAGTGGACATTTTCTCCCACTAG
- a CDS encoding phytanoyl-CoA dioxygenase family protein has translation MARPDYTKSINACAAHYGDEADAVRRYMVEGQEKAYALGNRGPIRFNADGSLDPGIAEAYSKHGFYVFENVIGGAEMADILEDIEDVRSRFPIHPGSSVDTQGRPAIGAGCKGPGLIWSKPLTDPLGGTDVSNGRHQVKLKDLKAAADAPEEAPFVLFGSLQFSDAALRVYGHPDLLRVAAAINGEDFAPFNEVLFIKDAGLGSAVSWHQDGDTHWDNPAFDEGIHGFNFMAQVYGSTPVNGVWVVPGTHKMGKIDIVAMVEESGSERLKDAVPIVCEPGDVVMCNRQLVHGSFANSGFEPRLTINFGFHRRSSVLDVKGAGIHSPVAVYTDEIIQQRSKALGYAIAARHNQYPDEKQYDYKPFRDTGATFVWDSAARADMRDYNLLDLSI, from the coding sequence ATGGCCCGTCCGGACTACACAAAATCCATCAATGCCTGTGCTGCACATTATGGCGACGAGGCTGACGCGGTCAGGCGTTATATGGTTGAAGGTCAGGAAAAGGCTTATGCCCTCGGGAATCGGGGCCCTATCCGGTTCAATGCCGATGGATCCCTGGACCCAGGGATTGCCGAGGCCTACTCCAAGCATGGGTTCTATGTGTTTGAGAATGTCATCGGCGGCGCTGAAATGGCCGACATTCTTGAAGACATTGAGGATGTGCGGTCGCGCTTTCCGATCCATCCAGGTTCTTCAGTGGATACCCAGGGCCGCCCAGCGATAGGAGCAGGCTGCAAAGGGCCCGGGTTGATCTGGAGCAAACCACTCACTGACCCGCTGGGTGGCACTGACGTTTCAAACGGTCGCCATCAGGTCAAACTGAAGGACCTGAAGGCCGCAGCGGACGCGCCGGAAGAAGCACCCTTTGTTCTCTTCGGTTCGTTACAGTTCTCAGACGCAGCTCTGCGCGTCTACGGGCACCCGGACCTATTGCGGGTTGCGGCAGCCATCAACGGGGAAGATTTTGCACCGTTCAACGAGGTCTTGTTCATCAAGGACGCAGGTCTCGGGTCAGCCGTATCCTGGCATCAGGACGGCGATACCCACTGGGACAATCCCGCCTTTGATGAGGGCATTCACGGCTTCAACTTCATGGCTCAGGTCTATGGGAGCACCCCGGTCAATGGTGTTTGGGTAGTTCCAGGCACCCACAAAATGGGCAAGATAGACATTGTGGCAATGGTGGAGGAATCAGGCAGCGAGCGCCTGAAAGACGCTGTGCCCATTGTATGTGAGCCAGGCGACGTCGTGATGTGTAACCGTCAACTCGTGCATGGCTCTTTTGCCAACTCAGGCTTCGAGCCGCGCCTTACCATCAATTTTGGGTTCCATCGCAGGTCGTCGGTGCTTGACGTGAAGGGGGCCGGAATCCACAGCCCGGTCGCTGTCTATACGGATGAGATCATTCAGCAGCGATCGAAGGCGCTGGGATATGCCATAGCCGCACGGCATAACCAGTATCCAGATGAGAAGCAGTATGACTACAAGCCGTTCAGGGACACCGGTGCCACCTTTGTATGGGACAGCGCCGCAAGGGCGGACATGCGCGACTACAACCTGCTTGATCTCAGCATCTGA
- a CDS encoding KpsF/GutQ family sugar-phosphate isomerase, producing the protein MAKTQIPASATASADQASAPELGPEDREAAGRVLTLASDALAKLRDTLDGRFSLAVDAMQATQGRVIVSGMGKSGHVARKIAATLASTGTPAHYVHPGEASHGDLGMVTRGDCLLVLSNSGENQELGDIIAHGKRINTPLIAITSKPDSTLARAATVLLHLPEAEEACPMGMAPTTSSTMMIALGDALAVALMERRGFTKDKYRELHPGGRLGQMLVRVSDIMHPVERVPMVKRDTKVPQAVAQITASGFGCTGVGDIAGRLIGVITDGDLRRHLGADLVGRDATEVMTPSPRTIARDALAGEAIAQMNEVDPPVMVLFVVDTASEDPQAPVGILHMHDLLRAGFA; encoded by the coding sequence ATGGCTAAGACACAGATACCAGCTTCGGCGACAGCGTCCGCTGACCAGGCTTCTGCTCCCGAGCTGGGGCCAGAAGACCGCGAAGCTGCGGGCCGTGTCCTGACCCTGGCGTCAGATGCTCTGGCGAAGCTGCGCGATACGCTGGATGGCCGGTTCTCCCTTGCCGTAGATGCCATGCAGGCCACCCAGGGCCGCGTGATCGTGTCCGGCATGGGCAAGAGCGGCCATGTGGCGCGCAAGATTGCAGCCACCTTGGCATCAACGGGTACGCCGGCCCATTACGTTCATCCCGGCGAAGCAAGCCATGGCGACCTTGGCATGGTCACCCGCGGCGACTGCCTTTTGGTGCTCTCCAATTCCGGTGAGAACCAGGAACTTGGTGACATCATTGCCCATGGCAAACGCATCAACACACCGCTGATTGCCATTACCAGCAAGCCGGACTCGACACTGGCGCGCGCAGCCACCGTGCTGTTGCATCTGCCGGAAGCTGAAGAGGCCTGTCCCATGGGCATGGCGCCCACCACATCCTCCACCATGATGATTGCGCTCGGTGATGCGCTTGCGGTTGCGCTGATGGAGCGGCGCGGCTTCACAAAGGACAAGTATCGCGAACTGCATCCCGGCGGCCGACTTGGTCAGATGCTGGTGCGCGTTTCAGATATCATGCATCCCGTCGAGCGGGTGCCGATGGTCAAGCGTGACACCAAGGTGCCCCAAGCTGTTGCCCAGATTACAGCAAGCGGTTTTGGCTGCACGGGTGTTGGAGACATTGCCGGACGGTTGATCGGCGTCATCACAGATGGTGACCTGCGTCGGCATCTTGGCGCAGACCTGGTCGGCAGAGACGCCACTGAGGTCATGACGCCTTCGCCGCGTACCATTGCCAGGGACGCACTGGCCGGTGAAGCAATCGCCCAGATGAACGAAGTGGATCCACCAGTCATGGTGCTGTTCGTCGTGGATACAGCATCCGAGGACCCTCAGGCACCTGTTGGCATTTTGCACATGCATGACTTGTTGCGGGCAGGCTTTGCATGA
- a CDS encoding cytochrome P450: MSSAHIDPSNPDLHSYAFESNPEPTLAWLREHDPVHWSQHGYWFVTRYEDVRAVLGDPARFSSQKAGFGANNPIGKDAGGANGGGGKKASDAEKTMSKGLALSFNQQDPPDHSRVRKLVNQAFSRREISERADKIQAVVDTLMADAQAKGEFDLITDFAFHLPIIVASDIIGIPSEDRDLFRRNFELAARLMAPKRSDEEWAEALTGAKWQSNYMGELIASRAKEPRADLISALIQASEDDQKLTGGEVASAIMTIFTAAGTTTERMISSGAFLLLTHPEQLAALRADHSLMDNVLEEILRFHHPNQSTSTNRRATQDVELGGKTIRAGDTVRVSLGSANRDAAQFEEPNAFNIQRTGTKHMSFGFGIHFCLGSALARYETKAALEALLLGPKSIELVTQNPVKDPDRPDRYKEIRVRMS; encoded by the coding sequence ATGTCATCTGCCCACATAGATCCATCCAATCCGGACCTGCATAGCTATGCCTTCGAGAGCAATCCGGAGCCAACGCTGGCCTGGCTGCGCGAGCATGATCCGGTGCATTGGTCTCAGCATGGCTACTGGTTTGTGACGCGATATGAGGATGTGCGGGCAGTTCTGGGTGATCCCGCCCGCTTTTCCAGCCAGAAAGCCGGGTTTGGCGCAAACAATCCGATTGGCAAGGACGCTGGCGGAGCGAATGGAGGGGGCGGCAAGAAGGCCTCTGACGCGGAAAAGACCATGTCCAAGGGGCTGGCGCTTTCGTTCAACCAGCAGGACCCGCCAGATCATTCCCGCGTCCGTAAGCTGGTCAATCAGGCTTTCTCCCGCCGTGAGATATCTGAGCGTGCCGACAAGATTCAGGCGGTCGTGGACACTTTGATGGCCGACGCACAGGCCAAGGGCGAGTTTGATCTGATCACCGACTTTGCCTTTCACCTGCCCATTATCGTGGCGTCGGACATCATCGGTATTCCGTCCGAAGACCGGGATCTTTTCCGGCGTAATTTTGAGCTTGCTGCCCGTTTGATGGCGCCCAAGCGCTCCGATGAAGAATGGGCCGAGGCGCTCACCGGCGCCAAATGGCAGAGCAACTATATGGGCGAGCTGATTGCCAGCCGGGCTAAAGAACCGCGCGCTGACCTGATCTCGGCCCTGATCCAGGCATCTGAAGACGACCAGAAACTGACCGGTGGCGAAGTAGCGTCCGCTATCATGACGATTTTTACAGCGGCCGGCACCACAACTGAGCGGATGATCTCAAGTGGCGCCTTTTTGTTGCTGACTCACCCTGAGCAACTCGCCGCCCTGCGTGCAGACCACAGCCTGATGGACAATGTGCTGGAAGAGATCCTGCGCTTTCACCATCCCAACCAGTCCACCTCAACCAACCGTCGGGCAACGCAGGATGTGGAGCTTGGCGGCAAGACCATTCGTGCTGGAGATACGGTGCGCGTGTCGCTTGGATCTGCCAATCGCGACGCTGCTCAGTTTGAAGAGCCCAATGCATTCAACATTCAGCGCACCGGCACGAAGCACATGTCATTCGGCTTTGGCATTCACTTCTGTCTGGGGTCAGCGCTGGCGCGCTACGAAACGAAAGCAGCCCTTGAAGCGCTTTTGCTTGGGCCAAAGTCAATTGAATTGGTCACGCAGAACCCGGTGAAAGACCCCGATCGCCCTGACCGATACAAGGAAATCCGTGTGCGGATGTCTTAG
- a CDS encoding tetratricopeptide repeat protein, which produces MREMINAARLFFLWVGLLIVGVAILMVFVLPARSYAQDLDSAARYRDCLRLVEVDPDQAFDQAMEWRTNGGGPAARHCEALALVELKLYGEAAVRLGDLADAPGSGEPEDRAALLAQAGNAWLLAGSGENAAIALTAALNLTPGDTGFLVDRGRAYAAAGDFAAAEADLNQALAIRPDAADVLVLRAGAKRAQGKLDGASEDISRALALQPDGPYVLVERGAIRLAQGDDAGARADWVSVARIVGEVGPEHPDAEALKDAQRSLEDLDVDKP; this is translated from the coding sequence ATGAGAGAGATGATAAATGCCGCACGGCTGTTTTTCCTATGGGTCGGCCTGCTGATTGTCGGCGTCGCCATCCTGATGGTGTTCGTGCTGCCCGCCCGAAGCTATGCCCAGGACCTTGATTCCGCTGCGCGCTACCGTGACTGCCTGCGGCTGGTCGAGGTTGACCCGGACCAGGCCTTTGATCAGGCGATGGAATGGCGCACCAATGGCGGCGGTCCCGCCGCGCGTCATTGTGAGGCGCTGGCCCTTGTGGAGTTGAAGCTGTACGGCGAAGCCGCGGTGCGTCTGGGTGATCTGGCTGATGCGCCGGGCTCGGGCGAACCCGAAGACCGTGCCGCCCTGTTGGCGCAGGCGGGCAATGCGTGGCTGCTGGCAGGCAGCGGCGAAAACGCGGCGATTGCCCTGACGGCCGCCCTCAACCTCACCCCCGGCGATACCGGGTTTCTGGTCGATCGGGGGCGGGCCTATGCAGCTGCCGGAGACTTTGCGGCGGCTGAAGCAGACCTCAATCAGGCATTGGCCATTCGACCCGATGCAGCAGATGTTCTGGTGCTTCGTGCAGGTGCCAAACGCGCACAAGGCAAGCTGGATGGCGCCAGCGAAGACATTTCACGTGCCCTCGCGTTGCAGCCGGACGGTCCTTATGTGCTGGTTGAACGCGGCGCCATTCGGTTGGCGCAGGGTGATGATGCTGGTGCCCGCGCGGACTGGGTTTCGGTGGCACGCATTGTTGGCGAAGTTGGTCCCGAGCATCCCGATGCGGAAGCGCTCAAGGATGCCCAGCGCAGCCTTGAAGACTTGGATGTCGACAAGCCTTAA
- a CDS encoding glutathione S-transferase family protein, giving the protein MRRLIHQPLDPFCRKVRLALAEKKLAFELEVEKPWERREEFLALNPAGAVPVLVEQDGTIFSGHRAITEYLDEFYRDPDGGLVLLPGNPIERAEARRIADWFDDKFAEEVTRTLVDEKILKRFLPRDLGGGPPDTETVRIGMHNVSYHLDYISFLVERRNWLAGEEMTLADLTAAAHLSAVDYIGNVPWSDFPQSKDWYARIKSRPSFRALLADNVPGMPAARHYANLDF; this is encoded by the coding sequence ATGAGACGCCTCATTCATCAACCTCTTGATCCGTTCTGTCGCAAGGTCCGCCTGGCACTTGCGGAAAAGAAACTCGCCTTCGAACTGGAGGTTGAAAAACCATGGGAGCGGCGCGAAGAATTTCTGGCCCTCAATCCGGCTGGCGCCGTGCCCGTTTTGGTTGAACAGGATGGCACCATCTTCTCGGGCCACCGTGCAATCACCGAATATCTGGACGAATTCTACCGCGACCCTGACGGCGGTCTGGTTTTGTTGCCCGGCAATCCGATTGAACGCGCAGAGGCGCGGCGTATTGCGGACTGGTTCGACGACAAGTTTGCCGAGGAAGTCACCCGCACCCTCGTTGATGAAAAAATTCTCAAGCGGTTTTTGCCCCGCGACCTGGGCGGCGGCCCGCCGGACACCGAGACCGTGCGCATTGGCATGCACAATGTCAGCTATCACCTGGATTACATTTCGTTTCTTGTGGAACGCCGCAACTGGCTGGCCGGAGAAGAAATGACCCTTGCAGATCTGACAGCAGCTGCGCATCTGTCAGCGGTTGACTATATTGGTAATGTTCCGTGGTCGGATTTTCCCCAGTCCAAAGACTGGTATGCACGCATCAAGTCGCGGCCATCTTTCAGGGCGTTGCTGGCCGACAATGTGCCCGGCATGCCTGCCGCGCGGCATTACGCAAATCTTGATTTCTAG
- a CDS encoding TetR/AcrR family transcriptional regulator → MLEETDTPAPTTRARNMAKRRGLILSHARATIAEKGFDALKLRDLARQAGVTVPTIYNLIGGKPEILALIIEELVERLQEVQRRVQTDDVELAFEAQIDKLAELFQSDENYYRAAFIAGDRSGLFEQSSQSGIFSRALQLPIDVCRDAVAAGLLFGNVSSEQMGRQIYGCYRLARQDWMNGYFDLEGFRRQSLTGVFLCLAADAKPAFRQRLMQRIQNLKD, encoded by the coding sequence ATGCTCGAAGAGACCGACACACCAGCTCCTACAACACGCGCAAGAAACATGGCCAAGCGCCGCGGGCTCATCTTGTCCCATGCGCGTGCGACCATTGCCGAGAAGGGGTTTGACGCACTCAAACTCCGAGATCTGGCACGTCAGGCAGGCGTCACCGTTCCAACGATTTACAACCTGATTGGCGGCAAGCCGGAGATATTGGCGCTCATCATTGAGGAATTGGTGGAGCGCCTTCAGGAGGTGCAACGACGCGTCCAGACGGACGATGTCGAGTTGGCTTTTGAAGCGCAAATCGACAAGCTGGCGGAGCTGTTTCAGTCAGACGAGAATTACTATCGCGCCGCATTCATTGCTGGTGACAGGAGTGGCCTGTTCGAGCAAAGCTCGCAATCAGGCATATTTTCCCGGGCACTACAGCTGCCTATTGACGTTTGCCGCGACGCAGTTGCGGCCGGTTTATTGTTCGGCAATGTGAGCTCGGAGCAGATGGGCCGCCAGATCTATGGCTGCTACAGGCTTGCGCGGCAGGACTGGATGAATGGCTACTTTGATCTTGAAGGCTTCCGGCGCCAGTCCCTGACAGGAGTTTTTCTCTGCCTTGCCGCTGATGCGAAGCCCGCATTCAGGCAAAGGCTAATGCAGCGCATCCAGAACCTGAAAGACTAG
- the lptC gene encoding LPS export ABC transporter periplasmic protein LptC, which produces MSLSGTSSTLQRRTTPSGQRKQANAASAKAYSRFVSAMKLGLALTAAILIVALLFLSGTFDGPDELDITFSEVTSRTDDLRMVSPRISDIDDEGQPYTITATSAVQDADDPALIHLDNVQGDLVSATQSSWTSVTSLGGLLNTDEEWIDLEKDVMLFTDGGFQFQGDIVRVDLASGDISSDTPVFAQGPDGTAEGGGLRVTDSGNTITLINGAKVVIFDAGGGGSSSIFGIADE; this is translated from the coding sequence ATGAGCCTCAGCGGAACCTCCAGCACATTGCAGCGGCGCACAACGCCGTCGGGTCAGCGCAAGCAGGCCAATGCCGCGAGCGCCAAAGCCTATAGCCGCTTTGTGTCTGCCATGAAGCTTGGGCTGGCTCTGACGGCCGCCATACTTATTGTAGCGCTGCTTTTTCTGTCAGGTACGTTTGACGGCCCCGACGAGCTGGACATTACATTTTCGGAAGTTACGTCGCGTACGGATGATCTACGCATGGTAAGCCCGCGCATCTCTGACATTGATGATGAAGGTCAGCCCTACACCATCACGGCAACAAGTGCCGTCCAGGATGCGGACGATCCGGCCCTTATTCATCTGGACAATGTTCAAGGTGACCTCGTGAGCGCCACACAGTCATCGTGGACATCAGTGACGTCACTGGGCGGACTGTTGAACACCGATGAAGAATGGATCGACCTTGAAAAGGACGTGATGCTGTTCACCGATGGCGGCTTCCAGTTTCAGGGAGACATTGTGCGGGTTGATCTGGCATCGGGCGACATTTCCAGCGACACGCCGGTGTTTGCGCAGGGACCCGATGGAACAGCTGAAGGTGGCGGCCTGCGCGTAACGGACTCAGGCAACACGATCACACTGATCAACGGCGCCAAGGTCGTGATTTTTGATGCCGGTGGTGGTGGATCATCCAGCATCTTTGGAATCGCAGACGAATAA